The following are encoded together in the Streptomyces sp. NBC_00341 genome:
- a CDS encoding DMT family transporter, translating into MHASQGRSAGLGIALASAFAFGGSGVAAKPLIEAGLDPLHVVWLRVAGAALVMLPVAWRHRALVRSRPALLLGFGLLAVAGVQACYFVAISRIPVGVALLVEYLAPALVLGWVRFVQRRPVTRAAAVGVVLAVGGLACVVEVWSGLTFDVVGLLLALAAACCQVGYFVLSDQGSGEQGAGAGTPHPLGVIAYGLLIGTAVLTVVARPWGMDWSLLGGSTAMNGTDVPAWLLLVWIVLLATVIAYVTGVISVRMLSPAVAGVVACLEAVIATVLAWVLLGEHLAAPQLIGGFLVLFGAFIAQSSTPKAPSGPVASGPGGELAGAEGELSPGRAAS; encoded by the coding sequence GCGGGGCTCGACCCGCTCCACGTGGTGTGGCTCCGGGTGGCGGGCGCCGCGCTCGTCATGCTCCCGGTGGCCTGGCGCCACCGCGCTCTGGTGCGCAGCCGGCCCGCGCTGCTGCTGGGCTTCGGCCTGCTCGCCGTCGCGGGCGTCCAGGCCTGCTACTTCGTGGCGATCTCGCGCATCCCGGTCGGTGTGGCGCTGCTGGTCGAATACCTCGCGCCGGCGCTCGTCCTGGGCTGGGTGCGCTTCGTCCAGCGCCGCCCGGTCACCCGGGCGGCCGCGGTGGGCGTGGTCCTGGCCGTGGGCGGTCTGGCGTGCGTGGTCGAGGTGTGGTCCGGGCTGACCTTCGACGTCGTCGGCCTGCTGCTCGCACTCGCCGCCGCCTGCTGCCAGGTCGGCTACTTCGTCCTCTCCGATCAGGGCAGCGGCGAGCAGGGGGCGGGTGCCGGGACTCCGCACCCGCTCGGGGTCATCGCCTATGGGCTGCTGATCGGCACCGCCGTCCTCACCGTGGTGGCCCGGCCCTGGGGCATGGACTGGTCCCTGCTCGGGGGGAGCACCGCCATGAACGGCACGGATGTGCCCGCCTGGCTGCTGCTCGTCTGGATCGTGCTGCTGGCCACCGTCATCGCGTACGTCACCGGAGTGATCTCGGTGCGGATGCTGTCCCCGGCCGTCGCGGGCGTCGTCGCCTGTCTGGAAGCGGTCATCGCGACCGTGCTCGCCTGGGTCCTGCTCGGGGAACATCTCGCGGCCCCGCAGCTCATCGGCGGTTTCCTGGTGCTGTTCGGTGCCTTCATCGCGCAGTCCTCGACACCGAAGGCGCCCTCGGGACCCGTCGCCTCAGGGCCGGGCGGTGAGCTCGCAGGGGCCGAGGGGGAGTTGTCCCCGGGCCGTGCCGCCTCGTAG